One segment of Natranaeroarchaeum aerophilus DNA contains the following:
- a CDS encoding LAGLIDADG family homing endonuclease: protein MATAENTELVDAFEQFYRNYYREEIGDLAQNYPGEKRSLYIDWDDLYRYDPDLADDFLSQPEQLQEYAEEALRIYDLPVDVSLGRAHVRPYNLPETTGIRDIRSRHVGQLLSVSGIVRKATDVRPKIEEAAFECQRCGTLNYIPQSSGDFQEPHECQGCERQGPFNVNFDQSEFVDAQKLRVQESPEGLRGGETPQAVDLTIEDDITGEVTAGDHVTVTGILHLQQQGNQQEKSPIFDIYMDGITVEIEDEQFEDMEISEDEKAEIIELSQSPDIYEKMIGSMAPSIYGYDQEKLAIILQLFSGVTKHLPDGSRIRGDLHMLLIGDPGTGKCVKGDTTVTLADGRERPIKEIVEANLTDPSPVDDGVYDSLDQDVVSLGSDGTSELRTATKVWKREAPDRMYQIRTASGYELEVTPSHPLFVSHPSGYEARVAEELRVGDSVAISPDRPDKPLATDGGAVSEAATVSHIGERSVEKDQIESIDAVDPDYDWVYDLEVEGTHSYLSNNIFSHNSQLLQYVREISPRSVYTSGKGSSAAGLCVTGDTFVHTKEGIRQIQDLATDKHPEPVDDDESVRHHEEVYTFDRESGEMGVRESSHVWRMPEKPCRRIETAHGKELETSVNTPVLVAGDTGIEWRQIDAVEPGDRVAVPSYDTVESSSPSVREFLELTNEKLKPTDESIEFLRSQLCETFGTLRDAARELDLSEDFIYDSLSNRFIPIDRLDRLLDAIDADRSDVEFDRAMLRHGDPVDLPDEFSPDLLYLIGLVFGDGDISLARRGENRGMVRLSNSDEALLERAIDIIEGEFGKTVEIERQADRVPSIRLNSATVARLFANVGMQTPKAELSLDHRLTTAEHADAFLRGLFDADGCVVERDTGSSTIQFSTISETLAEQVQLMLETLGVRARSRERDRRGTSVRADGFEIESKEIQTHLTIYGENRDRFAEYVGFGSAAKAAALDRIIGESDAPADTVPVGGALESIEVSTDQRYVNFNCGDEVARSTARSMIATAEPVVDTTPAEEVLDAELVWDEVVAAVDTGQKEVFDLTVPDTHNFIGNGIVTHNTAAAVRDDFGDGQQWTLEAGAMVLADKGVAAIDELDKMRCVTGNSLVHTQDGIRRIDDLAADAAEDGEIETLENGRTIRDVDLTVWTLTDDERLVKRPVSAVHEYDAPQELLDVTLETGESLAVTPDHPFITLQDGDRSEVPAGELSGEEWVYIPDNVPTAAADGGIAAHKSRMDVTTDLQRLTPEHGAILGYLAGDGNVFCDRDEGVYGIRFINAEQQLIEDFERACRFAFDAEPVRHPSDQRNGVMVTRLHGKEYLQTVLDAGMNLDVYDGKCLPEAVTRSSSDTKAAFVRALADLDGSVGERCVKIHSSSYDLLLGVKMLLTEFGITSQIQHRPNEGKRDMYLLVITSDASLRRYNRRIGFTLDRKQAALEQACDRTTGDRTIVDVLPDIGSYLESMRDSLRLYVSECGLDDATYCNFENSDANVSFDCAEQILAAFEERRGTAENDHERLSEELSWGELEELTERYHVSQSELAAETEYSQPQISRYWATDDALRRIVQSRLSSIVESIATTDLSRLRQLASGDVKWRRVESVSRVSRDDKNGNTDVLRGQLADLVNASPEDARSTAQALLQEEPTLESGDEIAAALDRYGIPQWRVAEHLDVDQATVSRWIRDQTPHDSERLRAACIELINQRKSQLRSQVTAIECRQETKVYDLTVEETHNFLANGMVVHNSEDRSAMHEALEQQSISISKAGINATLKSRCSLLGAANPKYGRFDQYESIGEQIDLEPALISRFDLIFTVTDQPDEEEDSRLAEHILQTNFAGELNTQREELSAPNVTREQVESQTEEVEPVIDAELLRKYVAHAKSNVYPTMSDEAKEAIRDFYVDLRSKGTDEDAPVPVTARKLEALVRLAEASARVRLSDTVEIEDAERVIEIVRSCLQDIGVDPETGQYDADVVETGTSKSQRDRIKNIKQLIADVEEDYEDGAPIDVVLDRADEIGMDQSKAEREIEKLKQKGEVYEPNLDHLRTA from the coding sequence ATGGCGACAGCGGAGAACACCGAACTCGTCGACGCCTTCGAGCAGTTCTACCGCAACTACTATCGCGAGGAGATCGGCGACCTCGCACAGAACTATCCCGGCGAAAAGCGCTCCCTGTATATCGACTGGGACGACCTCTACCGATACGACCCCGACCTCGCCGACGACTTTCTCTCACAGCCCGAACAGCTCCAGGAGTACGCCGAAGAGGCGCTCCGGATCTACGACCTCCCGGTCGACGTGAGCCTCGGTCGGGCGCACGTCCGCCCGTACAACCTTCCGGAGACGACCGGGATCCGCGACATCCGGTCTCGACACGTCGGCCAACTACTGTCGGTCTCCGGCATCGTCCGCAAGGCGACCGACGTCCGGCCGAAGATTGAGGAGGCGGCCTTCGAGTGCCAGCGCTGTGGCACGTTGAACTACATCCCCCAGTCCTCCGGCGACTTTCAGGAACCCCACGAGTGTCAGGGCTGTGAGCGACAGGGTCCCTTCAACGTCAACTTCGATCAGTCGGAGTTCGTCGACGCACAGAAACTCCGGGTACAGGAGAGTCCAGAGGGCCTACGCGGCGGCGAGACGCCCCAGGCCGTCGACCTCACCATCGAGGACGATATCACTGGCGAGGTGACCGCGGGCGATCACGTCACCGTCACCGGCATCCTGCATCTCCAGCAGCAGGGCAACCAGCAGGAGAAATCCCCGATCTTCGATATCTACATGGACGGCATCACCGTCGAGATCGAGGACGAGCAGTTCGAGGACATGGAGATCAGCGAGGACGAAAAAGCCGAGATCATCGAACTCTCCCAGTCGCCCGACATCTACGAGAAGATGATCGGCTCGATGGCGCCCTCAATCTACGGTTACGACCAGGAGAAACTCGCGATCATCCTCCAGTTGTTCTCCGGAGTCACCAAACACCTCCCCGATGGCTCGCGGATCCGCGGCGACCTGCATATGCTCCTGATCGGGGACCCGGGGACGGGTAAATGTGTTAAAGGAGATACGACTGTGACACTGGCTGATGGACGCGAACGGCCGATCAAAGAGATCGTCGAGGCGAATCTCACGGATCCATCTCCGGTCGACGACGGGGTATATGACTCTCTTGATCAGGATGTCGTCTCTCTGGGTTCTGATGGAACCTCCGAGCTCCGTACTGCGACGAAAGTGTGGAAACGGGAGGCTCCCGACAGGATGTATCAGATCAGGACCGCAAGCGGATACGAACTCGAAGTGACTCCGTCGCATCCGTTGTTCGTCAGCCATCCCAGCGGGTACGAAGCCCGTGTCGCTGAGGAACTCCGGGTGGGTGACTCAGTTGCCATCTCACCCGATCGTCCTGACAAACCGCTGGCGACAGATGGTGGGGCTGTATCGGAAGCGGCGACTGTGTCTCATATTGGCGAGCGATCCGTAGAGAAGGATCAGATCGAGTCTATCGACGCTGTAGACCCGGATTACGATTGGGTCTACGACTTAGAGGTCGAAGGAACTCATAGCTACCTATCGAATAACATATTCTCGCACAATTCTCAGCTCCTACAATACGTCCGAGAGATCTCCCCTCGCTCCGTGTACACGTCCGGTAAAGGATCTAGCGCTGCCGGGCTCTGTGTCACGGGTGACACGTTCGTTCATACGAAAGAGGGTATCCGCCAGATCCAGGATCTGGCGACCGACAAACACCCCGAACCGGTCGACGACGACGAGTCCGTACGCCATCACGAAGAAGTGTACACGTTCGACAGGGAGAGTGGCGAAATGGGGGTGCGAGAAAGCTCTCATGTCTGGCGAATGCCCGAAAAACCCTGTCGCCGTATCGAAACTGCACACGGCAAGGAACTCGAAACATCCGTCAATACGCCGGTTCTCGTGGCCGGAGACACCGGCATCGAGTGGCGGCAGATCGACGCGGTTGAACCAGGTGATCGAGTTGCTGTCCCGAGCTACGACACCGTGGAGTCGTCTTCCCCCTCAGTTCGGGAGTTCCTCGAATTAACGAACGAGAAATTGAAACCCACTGATGAGTCGATCGAATTCCTCAGATCACAGCTCTGTGAGACGTTCGGGACGCTCAGAGATGCCGCACGGGAACTCGATCTCTCGGAGGATTTCATTTACGACTCGCTGTCGAACAGGTTCATTCCGATCGACAGGCTCGACCGGCTGTTGGACGCGATCGACGCCGACCGGAGCGACGTCGAGTTCGATCGAGCGATGCTCCGTCACGGGGATCCGGTCGACCTACCTGATGAGTTCTCGCCGGACCTGCTGTACCTGATCGGTCTCGTATTCGGGGACGGCGACATCTCGCTTGCGCGACGGGGGGAGAATCGGGGAATGGTGCGTCTCTCCAACAGCGACGAGGCGCTGTTAGAGCGTGCGATCGACATCATCGAAGGTGAGTTCGGCAAGACGGTCGAGATCGAACGACAAGCCGATCGTGTGCCCTCTATTCGACTCAACAGCGCGACGGTCGCCCGCCTGTTCGCTAACGTCGGGATGCAGACGCCGAAAGCGGAGCTCTCGCTCGACCATCGACTGACGACAGCGGAACACGCCGATGCGTTCCTCAGGGGACTGTTCGACGCTGACGGCTGTGTCGTGGAACGCGACACAGGAAGCTCCACGATACAGTTTTCGACCATCAGTGAGACGCTGGCAGAGCAAGTCCAGCTTATGCTGGAAACGCTGGGTGTGCGAGCACGATCACGCGAACGCGATCGGCGTGGGACATCCGTCCGGGCAGACGGGTTCGAGATCGAATCCAAAGAGATTCAGACCCATCTGACGATTTACGGAGAAAACCGGGACCGTTTCGCCGAGTACGTCGGCTTCGGATCGGCCGCAAAAGCTGCCGCCCTCGACCGTATCATCGGTGAGTCGGACGCTCCGGCAGATACGGTTCCGGTCGGCGGGGCACTCGAATCGATCGAGGTATCGACCGACCAGCGATACGTGAATTTCAATTGCGGGGACGAAGTCGCACGGTCGACCGCGCGGTCGATGATAGCTACGGCAGAACCGGTCGTCGACACGACCCCCGCTGAGGAAGTCCTCGACGCCGAACTCGTATGGGACGAAGTCGTTGCGGCAGTCGATACCGGACAAAAAGAGGTGTTCGATCTCACCGTCCCAGATACCCACAATTTCATCGGTAATGGAATCGTCACACACAACACAGCTGCTGCGGTCCGCGATGATTTCGGAGACGGCCAGCAATGGACGCTAGAGGCCGGCGCAATGGTGTTGGCAGATAAAGGCGTCGCAGCAATCGACGAACTGGATAAAATGCGGTGTGTGACTGGTAACTCGCTGGTCCATACGCAAGACGGTATCAGACGTATTGACGACCTCGCGGCGGACGCAGCCGAAGACGGTGAGATTGAGACTCTAGAAAACGGACGGACCATCCGCGATGTTGATCTCACCGTCTGGACGCTCACGGACGATGAACGCCTGGTAAAACGACCGGTGTCGGCAGTCCACGAATATGACGCTCCCCAGGAACTGCTTGACGTGACGCTCGAAACGGGTGAATCGCTTGCCGTAACGCCGGATCACCCGTTTATTACGCTTCAGGATGGTGACCGATCTGAGGTGCCAGCAGGCGAACTGAGTGGCGAGGAGTGGGTGTATATTCCGGATAACGTACCGACGGCTGCGGCTGATGGCGGTATCGCTGCGCACAAATCACGAATGGATGTCACCACGGATCTCCAACGACTAACTCCGGAACACGGAGCTATACTTGGCTATCTCGCAGGGGACGGTAACGTGTTCTGTGACCGTGACGAAGGCGTCTACGGGATCCGTTTTATAAATGCCGAACAACAGCTGATAGAGGACTTCGAACGGGCCTGTCGTTTCGCATTCGACGCGGAGCCGGTTCGTCATCCGAGTGACCAGCGTAACGGCGTCATGGTGACCAGGCTGCACGGCAAGGAGTACCTTCAGACCGTTCTCGACGCCGGTATGAACTTGGATGTGTACGACGGCAAATGCTTGCCGGAGGCAGTTACGCGTAGTAGCTCCGACACGAAGGCTGCGTTTGTTCGCGCCCTCGCTGATTTGGACGGCTCGGTTGGAGAGCGTTGCGTGAAAATCCACTCCTCGAGCTATGATCTCCTGCTTGGGGTCAAGATGCTGCTTACCGAGTTTGGCATCACGAGCCAGATTCAGCACCGACCCAACGAGGGGAAGCGGGACATGTACCTTCTCGTGATCACCTCCGATGCATCGCTTCGCCGGTACAACCGCCGAATCGGATTTACGCTCGACCGCAAGCAAGCGGCGCTCGAACAGGCCTGTGACCGAACAACGGGTGATCGGACGATCGTCGATGTGCTTCCGGATATCGGCAGCTATCTGGAGTCGATGCGTGACTCATTGCGTCTTTACGTCTCCGAATGTGGTCTGGACGACGCCACATACTGCAATTTCGAGAACAGCGACGCAAACGTCTCGTTCGATTGTGCCGAACAAATCCTTGCAGCGTTCGAGGAACGCCGTGGGACCGCAGAGAACGATCACGAGCGCCTCTCCGAGGAGTTGTCCTGGGGAGAGCTCGAAGAACTCACGGAACGATATCATGTTTCCCAGTCGGAACTGGCTGCTGAAACTGAGTATTCACAACCACAGATCTCTCGGTACTGGGCCACCGACGATGCGCTGCGACGAATCGTTCAGTCACGGCTCTCTTCGATCGTCGAGTCAATAGCGACGACCGATCTCTCCCGTCTCCGGCAACTGGCCAGTGGAGACGTGAAGTGGCGTCGCGTCGAGAGTGTTTCCCGTGTCTCTCGGGATGACAAAAACGGCAACACGGATGTCTTGCGGGGCCAACTTGCAGATCTCGTAAATGCCTCCCCTGAGGATGCACGTTCGACTGCACAGGCGCTTTTGCAAGAGGAACCGACCCTCGAATCGGGCGACGAGATCGCTGCTGCACTGGATCGCTATGGGATACCACAATGGCGTGTTGCCGAACATCTCGATGTCGATCAGGCGACTGTCTCCCGATGGATCCGGGATCAGACACCCCACGACAGCGAGCGACTCCGAGCGGCCTGTATCGAACTCATCAACCAGCGGAAGTCCCAGCTCCGATCCCAGGTAACAGCGATCGAGTGTCGTCAAGAAACCAAGGTGTACGACCTCACTGTCGAGGAGACGCATAATTTCCTTGCTAACGGGATGGTCGTACACAATTCGGAAGACCGATCCGCTATGCACGAAGCACTAGAGCAGCAGTCCATTAGTATAAGTAAAGCTGGGATCAACGCCACCCTCAAATCCCGCTGTTCGCTCCTCGGTGCAGCCAACCCCAAGTACGGCCGCTTCGATCAGTACGAGTCGATCGGCGAGCAGATCGATCTCGAACCGGCGCTGATCTCACGATTCGACCTGATCTTCACGGTCACCGATCAGCCGGACGAGGAAGAGGACTCCCGGCTGGCCGAACACATCTTGCAGACGAACTTTGCGGGGGAGTTGAACACCCAGCGCGAGGAGCTGAGCGCGCCAAACGTCACGCGTGAGCAGGTCGAGAGCCAGACCGAGGAGGTCGAACCCGTGATCGACGCCGAGTTGCTCCGCAAATACGTCGCGCACGCGAAATCGAACGTCTATCCGACGATGAGCGATGAGGCAAAAGAGGCGATCCGGGATTTCTACGTCGACCTGCGCTCGAAGGGGACCGACGAGGATGCTCCCGTCCCGGTCACCGCCCGAAAGCTGGAGGCGCTGGTCCGGCTTGCGGAGGCCAGCGCGCGAGTGCGGCTCTCCGATACCGTCGAGATCGAGGACGCAGAACGCGTCATCGAGATCGTCCGCTCGTGTCTCCAGGACATCGGCGTCGATCCCGAGACGGGTCAGTACGACGCTGACGTCGTCGAGACGGGGACCAGCAAGTCCCAGCGCGACCGGATCAAGAACATCAAACAGTTGATCGCGGACGTCGAGGAGGATTACGAGGATGGCGCGCCGATCGACGTGGTGCTCGACCGGGCCGACGAGATCGGGATGGACCAGTCGAAAGCCGAGCGAGAGATCGAGAAGCTCAAACAGAAAGGCGAGGTGTACGAGCCGAACCTCGACCACCTGCGGACCGCATAG
- a CDS encoding MinD/ParA family ATP-binding protein: MILAVTGGKGGVGKSTVALNVAAELDAVVVDADLGMADLPDRRGPDLHDVLAGRADPIEAVDESGPIDLLPCGRSLHGLNAADPPRLVEAVETVEREYDRVVVDCPAGMSADAGLPLHVAQRCLLVTCADEFALPDAIRARALARVLDAGIERLVLNMAGESPPVDRVRSVFGTPVATVPRSDAVARAQRNGCPVSAVAPGDRATTQFESLAASLHST, encoded by the coding sequence ATGATTCTGGCAGTGACAGGGGGGAAAGGTGGTGTCGGGAAGTCGACAGTCGCACTGAACGTCGCTGCCGAACTCGACGCCGTGGTCGTTGACGCGGATCTCGGGATGGCCGATCTGCCCGATCGGCGTGGGCCCGACCTGCACGACGTCCTCGCCGGGCGTGCTGATCCGATCGAGGCTGTTGACGAGAGCGGACCCATCGACTTGCTTCCCTGTGGCCGATCACTTCATGGGTTGAACGCCGCCGACCCGCCCCGGCTCGTCGAGGCAGTCGAAACCGTCGAGCGAGAGTACGATCGCGTCGTCGTCGACTGTCCAGCGGGGATGTCCGCCGACGCCGGGCTCCCGCTGCACGTCGCCCAGCGCTGTCTGCTGGTCACCTGTGCCGACGAGTTCGCCCTCCCCGACGCCATCCGTGCTCGGGCACTGGCGCGGGTTCTCGACGCGGGGATCGAACGACTGGTGCTCAACATGGCGGGCGAATCGCCACCCGTTGATCGGGTTCGGTCGGTATTCGGGACACCGGTCGCGACCGTCCCGCGCTCTGATGCCGTCGCTCGTGCCCAGCGAAACGGTTGTCCGGTTTCGGCGGTTGCTCCCGGTGACAGAGCCACAACACAGTTCGAATCGCTGGCGGCGAGTCTACACTCTACCTGA
- a CDS encoding transcription initiation factor IIB — protein sequence MSGSTTANACPECGGGLTADGDETLCSDCGLVVGADRIDRGPEWRSFEDDDRNRKRTGAPLTRSRHDRGLSTEIGSGSRSRLTGRKRRQVARMRREHNRSQISTKVERNQVYGFTEIRRLVSALSLPQSVRDGACSLFRSAQKEDLLRGRSLEGFAAATTYAACRVNEVSRTIDEIGSVARADRDEFKAAYGALNRELGLPVGPIDPREYLPRFASKLDLGSAVERRARELASEGRDANVFGGRDPSGVAAGCLYTAACELDNDLTQKEASGVADVSPVTLRSVFQALCEMD from the coding sequence ATGAGTGGCAGTACGACGGCGAACGCGTGTCCCGAGTGTGGTGGTGGATTGACTGCGGACGGCGACGAGACGCTCTGTTCGGACTGTGGGCTGGTCGTCGGTGCGGATCGGATCGACCGCGGTCCCGAATGGCGCTCGTTCGAGGACGACGACCGGAACCGAAAGCGGACCGGCGCGCCGCTAACTCGTTCGCGTCACGACAGAGGACTGTCAACCGAGATCGGATCCGGTTCCAGGAGTCGGCTTACCGGCCGCAAACGACGACAGGTCGCACGGATGCGACGGGAGCACAACCGCTCACAGATCTCGACCAAAGTCGAGCGCAATCAGGTGTACGGCTTCACCGAGATCCGGCGGCTGGTGTCCGCGCTCTCGCTACCCCAGTCGGTGCGGGATGGTGCCTGCTCGCTCTTTCGCTCAGCGCAGAAGGAGGATCTGCTTCGCGGGCGCTCGCTGGAGGGGTTCGCCGCGGCAACTACCTACGCCGCCTGCCGTGTAAACGAAGTGTCACGAACCATCGACGAGATCGGGTCGGTCGCCCGCGCGGATCGAGACGAGTTCAAAGCCGCTTACGGCGCGCTCAACAGGGAGCTCGGACTCCCAGTTGGTCCGATCGATCCGCGCGAGTATCTGCCCCGGTTTGCTAGCAAACTGGATCTCGGGAGCGCGGTCGAGCGGCGCGCACGCGAACTGGCGAGCGAGGGCCGCGACGCGAACGTCTTCGGGGGCCGGGATCCAAGCGGCGTCGCCGCAGGCTGTCTGTACACCGCGGCGTGTGAGCTGGACAACGATCTCACGCAGAAAGAAGCGTCGGGCGTTGCGGACGTCTCGCCGGTCACGCTCCGATCGGTGTTTCAGGCGCTTTGTGAGATGGACTGA
- a CDS encoding MinD/ParA family ATP-binding protein, whose product METAPTTAAVGGVTGGAGATRMTVEVGTALAMDGANVALTDVAFGTQGLSDYVPGRIDDDIVTLVTGEDPQPLAATQELPIDTEGRLECLPSRASFGALARAKTAGAATTFENVLDQLATEFDYVLVDTPPVATNPAVAAVTAADRVGLVAPGTTRGVDALQRTRARLTDVGTTDDLAVANRTGEVPDGSIDIAVPESELTAVTDTPTVTALDPEFAPAIVAVAEGLFDRSLDLAYEEPGLAERLRP is encoded by the coding sequence ATGGAAACGGCACCTACCACGGCCGCAGTCGGAGGCGTCACCGGCGGTGCAGGGGCAACACGAATGACGGTGGAAGTGGGCACCGCACTCGCGATGGACGGCGCGAATGTCGCGCTGACCGATGTCGCGTTCGGCACACAGGGACTCTCCGATTACGTCCCGGGCCGGATCGACGACGACATCGTGACGCTCGTAACCGGTGAGGACCCACAGCCCCTCGCAGCGACGCAGGAGCTACCGATCGACACCGAGGGACGACTGGAATGCCTTCCGTCTCGTGCCTCGTTCGGAGCACTCGCCCGCGCCAAGACTGCCGGTGCAGCGACGACGTTCGAGAACGTGCTCGATCAGCTAGCGACCGAGTTTGATTACGTGCTCGTGGACACGCCGCCAGTAGCGACGAATCCCGCGGTGGCGGCGGTCACCGCGGCAGATCGAGTCGGACTGGTCGCGCCGGGAACGACCCGCGGCGTCGACGCGCTCCAGCGGACGCGGGCCCGCCTGACCGACGTGGGAACGACCGATGATCTGGCAGTCGCGAACCGGACCGGGGAAGTGCCGGACGGGTCGATCGACATCGCAGTGCCGGAAAGCGAACTGACGGCAGTGACCGACACACCGACCGTCACGGCGCTGGATCCGGAGTTTGCACCGGCGATTGTGGCGGTGGCGGAGGGGTTGTTCGACCGCTCACTAGATCTCGCATACGAGGAGCCGGGGCTGGCAGAACGGCTCCGACCCTGA
- a CDS encoding HVO_0234 family beta-propeller protein yields MDDIREKRIFGGKEGRTRLFVGTELGVVVASLSGPRVGEFGLEYRTPVRDIAGAPGRIVVATDEDVTLLGESPVDLGVGPASAVGFDGEDVIAGTEEGRVARVSADGVEEICSAEGAVTAIDGALVGTEDGVYRIVDGGLVAAGLDHVRDIDATGTPLAATAKGLYQLGNGWMALREGDATAVTSDGGGQRHAVIDGTLYTASPDGDRWAPVELPIDETPVDIAYGDRTSVVTAEGTLLLEASDGWRHQHLGVGGVVGCAVAIE; encoded by the coding sequence ATGGACGACATCAGGGAGAAACGGATCTTCGGGGGCAAGGAAGGCCGGACCCGATTGTTCGTCGGGACGGAGTTGGGAGTCGTCGTCGCCTCGCTCTCGGGCCCGCGCGTCGGCGAGTTCGGGCTGGAGTACCGCACGCCGGTCCGAGATATCGCGGGCGCACCGGGCCGGATCGTCGTAGCGACCGACGAGGACGTCACGCTGCTGGGCGAGAGCCCGGTCGACCTCGGAGTCGGCCCGGCGAGCGCGGTCGGGTTCGACGGTGAGGACGTGATCGCTGGCACCGAGGAGGGGCGTGTCGCACGGGTGAGCGCGGACGGCGTCGAGGAGATTTGCTCCGCGGAGGGCGCGGTCACGGCCATCGACGGCGCGCTCGTCGGAACCGAGGACGGCGTCTATCGCATCGTCGACGGGGGGCTCGTCGCCGCCGGACTCGATCACGTTCGAGACATTGACGCGACGGGAACACCGCTCGCGGCTACGGCAAAGGGACTGTACCAACTTGGCAACGGCTGGATGGCGCTCCGCGAGGGCGACGCGACGGCCGTCACGAGCGACGGCGGCGGGCAGCGTCACGCCGTGATCGACGGTACACTCTACACGGCCAGCCCGGACGGCGACCGGTGGGCACCGGTCGAACTCCCGATCGACGAGACACCGGTCGATATCGCATACGGGGACCGAACCTCCGTCGTGACCGCAGAGGGAACACTCCTCCTCGAAGCCAGCGACGGCTGGCGACACCAGCACCTCGGCGTCGGCGGAGTCGTGGGGTGTGCGGTCGCTATCGAGTAG